In the genome of Tachysurus vachellii isolate PV-2020 chromosome 9, HZAU_Pvac_v1, whole genome shotgun sequence, one region contains:
- the tmem243a gene encoding transmembrane protein 243, giving the protein MTRISVNTALKMDERIRHSYGTEMSDSRLLFGETSAWNRMINLTVGGFTSLLVIVTIISSFVFPTSAPNALNIFFGICIIMICSSVLVLIFWYRQGDLEPKFRNLIYYTLASVVLLCLCANLYFHDVGR; this is encoded by the exons ATGACTAGGATCTCAGTGAACACAGCCCTTAAAATGGACGAACGCATCCGACACAGCTATGGCACAGAAATGTCGGACAGCAGGCTACTGTTTGGAGAAACATCTGcctgg AATCGAATGATCAACCTTACTGTCGGTGGATTTACATCTCTTTTAGTGATT GTAACCATCATCAGTTCCTTTGTCTTTCCTACATCTGCTCCGAATGCGCTGAACATCTTCTTTGGGATCTGCATCATCATGATCTGTTCCTCAGTGCTGGTTCTG ATATTTTGGTATCGCCAAGGTGACCTGGAGCCCAAATTCAGAAACCTCATCTATTACACCTTAGCCTCGGTCGTCCTGCTTTGTTTATGTGCAAACCTTTACTTTCATGATGTTGGGAGATAA